One genomic segment of Meiothermus sp. QL-1 includes these proteins:
- a CDS encoding MFS transporter — MLPLLLSWLHATNDLFGAFLTPLLPKLQAAFGVSYGAVSLLVALQSLTGSLLQPLAGLIADRYDRRVLAALGPLLMALGGGLLGFFPNLWVAGAMLALSGLGSALFHSAGAALVGQYADPARRGFWMSFFGTGGYLGLALGPIVALGTVNQGGLEALAWFIPLALVPALLLLKQAPPARLQTRPSSFRDLKRVFRGQVARLWAVSTLRSLVFMSFSTTIPFWFHTRGIPDSQVALALSAYSLSATVGAFLGGTLSDHLGRRNVLVGTMLLAIPLYLALLLLPPENAAYIALLSLTGALMNAGVPVAVALAQEHEPAQMATVSGLLMGFTWGFAGLFYAVVGPMVERFGVIESLSVLGLLLIPALSLSLAVREVGSARSAPR, encoded by the coding sequence GTGCTGCCTTTGCTGCTCTCCTGGCTGCACGCCACCAACGACCTCTTCGGCGCCTTCCTGACCCCCCTTCTGCCCAAGCTCCAGGCCGCTTTTGGCGTAAGCTACGGGGCAGTCTCGCTGCTGGTAGCCCTGCAATCCCTCACCGGCAGCCTGCTGCAACCCCTGGCCGGCCTGATCGCCGACCGCTACGACCGTCGGGTGCTGGCCGCCCTGGGCCCCCTGCTGATGGCCCTGGGCGGGGGCCTCCTGGGCTTCTTCCCCAACCTCTGGGTGGCGGGGGCGATGCTGGCCCTCTCGGGCCTGGGCTCGGCGCTTTTTCACTCGGCCGGGGCCGCGCTGGTAGGGCAGTACGCCGATCCAGCCCGCCGCGGCTTCTGGATGAGCTTTTTCGGAACCGGGGGGTATCTGGGCCTGGCGCTGGGCCCCATCGTGGCCCTGGGCACGGTCAACCAAGGGGGGCTGGAGGCGCTGGCCTGGTTCATCCCCCTGGCCTTGGTGCCGGCCCTCCTGCTGCTCAAGCAGGCCCCTCCTGCCCGGCTCCAGACCCGCCCCTCCTCCTTCCGCGACCTAAAGCGGGTTTTCCGGGGACAGGTGGCCCGGCTCTGGGCGGTATCCACCCTGCGCAGCCTGGTCTTCATGAGCTTCTCCACCACCATCCCCTTCTGGTTCCACACCCGCGGCATCCCCGACAGCCAGGTAGCCCTGGCCCTCTCGGCCTACAGCCTTTCCGCCACTGTGGGGGCCTTTTTGGGGGGCACGCTCTCCGACCACCTGGGCCGGCGCAACGTGCTGGTGGGCACCATGCTCCTGGCCATCCCGCTCTACCTGGCCCTGCTTCTGCTCCCACCAGAAAACGCCGCCTATATAGCCCTTTTGTCCCTTACCGGGGCGCTGATGAACGCCGGGGTCCCGGTGGCGGTGGCCCTGGCCCAGGAACACGAGCCCGCCCAGATGGCCACCGTCTCGGGGCTCCTGATGGGCTTCACCTGGGGTTTTGCCGGGCTTTTTTACGCGGTGGTGGGGCCCATGGTGGAGCGCTTTGGTGTGATAGAAAGCCTGAGCGTCCTGGGGCTTTTGCTGATTCCTGCCCTCAGCCTATCGCTGGCTGTGCGGGAGGTAGGCAGCGCCCGAAGCGCCCCTAGGTGA
- a CDS encoding tetratricopeptide repeat protein, translating to MALSWSSPAFLVRERLLTLLPTEVGYAIWLQAPAGFGKSVLAGQLAARLGWRTLWASSLLGEPKALVARALDLPLEVPWGPIVEALAQEPTLLVLEDLQGHEALSPLLRTLPALVLLASREPLPYPELPKLRAEGRLVQLGAVELAFTPEEARLLFAGRPGWAEAHQMTGGWPLPLYLSAFTQEPPDPQALLRGLRDSLSPLAFREGLLLSAIPYLPEALATEATFELFHKGLARRTPQGYQLHELLKRMAQQTLRKEVQTVVEGEQHRLPPTLRAEALWQAGLHQALLALLEEPHELDLIDKLPAWRGLLEQGGPRARLRLGEALLQSGDRSGFALLEPLCEHPDPPLALTALGHLAFYSADLSLGKDLKRALGYLERGLALVPQVSPELAGRFLNDAARVYYELGRLEEAEQLLVRALELLPPASRFRVAPQDNLSLLRFELKGDLVQRIRSLEAGLEHLKGGLAYNLPGHLRDLGRLYLLVGQRERALDYLGRAAEAPGDPLASLEAQMLRAFLRGEGEALEQLVARAEQWESAYLVERGRALLALLHKDLRWVEGHQGFLVSLVRAELTRDPVHLPPYPQNREERLHWHAVRYRITREAAELEALLNLTLQPERILPGLLRLEELPRDRPELARGYPLGEVLASGWLEAIRLRQAEIPTLKIRVLGRFTVHGPLGEVGLEGRRREVLALLLLGYTRSEIAFQLWPDLDEEAARNNLSVWLNRLRKALEPWGLPTYLQGEGLVRVESDLAQLEAALEAKDAPRVLELYHEPLMPGVYLNALEERRHELRTRVRHLFLQQKDPAYPKRLLELDPLDEAALGRLLELLEARGEREQALALKKTWSKRLREELG from the coding sequence ATGGCCCTAAGCTGGAGCTCCCCGGCCTTTTTGGTGCGCGAGCGGCTGCTGACCCTGCTCCCGACCGAGGTGGGCTACGCTATCTGGCTGCAGGCCCCCGCGGGATTCGGCAAGAGCGTCCTGGCCGGGCAGCTCGCAGCCCGGCTAGGTTGGCGCACGCTTTGGGCCTCGAGCCTGCTGGGCGAACCCAAAGCGCTGGTGGCCCGGGCCCTGGACCTGCCCCTCGAAGTCCCCTGGGGCCCAATCGTCGAGGCCCTGGCCCAGGAGCCCACCCTTTTGGTGCTGGAGGACCTGCAGGGCCACGAGGCCCTCTCCCCCCTGCTGCGCACCCTGCCCGCTTTGGTGCTTCTAGCCAGCCGGGAACCCCTCCCCTACCCCGAACTCCCCAAGCTCCGGGCCGAGGGACGGCTGGTGCAGCTTGGGGCCGTGGAGCTGGCCTTCACCCCGGAGGAGGCCCGGCTCCTCTTCGCCGGCCGGCCCGGCTGGGCAGAGGCCCACCAGATGACCGGGGGCTGGCCGCTGCCCCTCTACCTTTCGGCCTTTACCCAGGAACCGCCAGACCCCCAGGCCCTCCTGCGGGGCTTGCGCGACAGCCTGTCGCCCCTGGCCTTTCGGGAAGGGCTTCTTCTGAGCGCGATCCCTTACCTGCCCGAGGCGCTGGCCACCGAGGCTACCTTTGAGCTCTTCCACAAGGGCCTGGCGCGCCGCACCCCTCAGGGCTACCAGCTCCACGAGCTGCTGAAGCGCATGGCCCAGCAAACCCTGCGCAAGGAGGTGCAGACCGTGGTGGAGGGCGAGCAGCACCGGCTTCCCCCCACCCTCCGGGCCGAGGCCCTCTGGCAGGCCGGGCTGCACCAGGCCTTGCTGGCCCTTCTGGAGGAGCCCCACGAGCTAGACCTGATCGATAAGCTGCCGGCCTGGCGGGGGCTGCTGGAACAAGGCGGACCCCGGGCCCGGCTGCGCCTGGGCGAGGCGCTGCTCCAGAGCGGGGACCGGAGCGGCTTTGCCCTGCTCGAGCCCCTCTGCGAGCACCCCGACCCCCCCCTGGCCCTTACTGCGCTGGGTCACCTGGCCTTCTACAGCGCCGACCTTTCGCTGGGAAAGGACCTAAAGCGAGCCCTGGGCTACCTGGAGCGGGGCCTGGCGCTGGTCCCCCAGGTCAGCCCCGAGCTGGCCGGCCGGTTCCTGAACGACGCGGCCCGGGTGTACTACGAGCTGGGCCGGCTGGAAGAGGCGGAGCAGCTCCTGGTGCGGGCCCTGGAACTCCTGCCCCCTGCCAGCCGCTTCCGCGTAGCCCCCCAGGACAACCTCTCCCTGCTTCGCTTCGAGCTGAAGGGCGACCTAGTCCAGCGCATCCGCAGCCTGGAGGCAGGCCTAGAACATCTGAAAGGGGGGCTGGCCTACAACCTTCCGGGCCACCTGCGCGACCTGGGGCGGCTTTACCTGCTTGTGGGCCAGCGCGAACGGGCCCTGGACTACCTCGGCCGGGCCGCCGAGGCCCCGGGCGACCCCCTGGCCAGCCTGGAGGCCCAGATGCTCCGGGCTTTCCTGCGAGGGGAGGGGGAGGCCCTGGAGCAGCTGGTGGCCAGGGCCGAGCAGTGGGAAAGCGCCTACCTGGTCGAACGGGGCCGGGCCCTCCTGGCCCTGCTACACAAAGACCTCCGCTGGGTGGAAGGACACCAAGGCTTCCTAGTCAGCCTGGTCCGGGCTGAGCTCACCCGCGACCCGGTCCACCTGCCGCCCTATCCCCAGAACCGGGAGGAGCGCCTGCACTGGCACGCTGTGCGCTACCGCATCACCCGTGAGGCCGCTGAACTGGAAGCCCTGCTCAACCTAACCCTCCAGCCCGAGCGCATCCTGCCCGGCCTGCTAAGGCTGGAGGAGCTCCCCCGCGACCGGCCCGAGCTGGCCCGGGGCTACCCGCTAGGGGAGGTGCTGGCCTCCGGCTGGCTGGAGGCAATCCGGCTACGCCAGGCCGAGATTCCCACCCTCAAAATCCGGGTCCTAGGGCGCTTCACCGTGCACGGACCGCTAGGGGAGGTGGGCCTAGAGGGGCGGCGGCGGGAGGTGCTGGCCCTGCTCCTCCTGGGCTACACCCGCAGCGAGATTGCCTTCCAGCTCTGGCCCGACCTGGACGAGGAGGCCGCGCGCAACAATCTTTCGGTCTGGCTCAACCGGCTGCGCAAGGCCCTGGAGCCCTGGGGGCTCCCCACCTACCTGCAGGGCGAAGGGCTGGTGCGGGTGGAGAGCGACCTGGCCCAGCTCGAGGCCGCCTTGGAGGCCAAGGATGCCCCGCGGGTGCTCGAGCTCTACCACGAACCCCTGATGCCCGGGGTCTACCTGAACGCGCTGGAGGAGCGCCGCCACGAGCTGCGCACCCGGGTGCGCCACCTCTTCCTGCAGCAAAAAGACCCCGCCTACCCCAAGCGGCTGCTGGAGCTGGACCCTCTGGACGAGGCGGCGCTGGGGCGCCTTCTGGAGCTGCTCGAGGCCAGGGGCGAGCGCGAGCAGGCTCTGGCCCTGAAGAAAACCTGGAGCAAGCGCTTGCGCGAGGAGCTGGGCTAG
- a CDS encoding FAD-dependent oxidoreductase, with protein MKRREFIRFLSGMAALGLALPRSRAQAQARVVVVGAGWGGLGAVRALGGRVHLTVVEPNPRFMSCPLSIHYIVGSEPVETFQRGYDLFARLGVNWVRERVSAIDRERRVVVAGGERIPYDYLVLSPGVEYMEEAIPGYGEARELLPVGFRAFEQTAVKERFEAFLERGGEFVVSVPTPPYRCPPAPYERAMLFAERMRARRVRGRIILIDANPEPVPAPLSAPVRRLLTERYAQEIEYLPGATIERIDAASRRIQTSLGEVPFTGGNLVLPMRAPALIRQAGLGERWAAVRLPDFQSQADERIFIVGDAAGVPVPKAGHFAFGAGVQVGQTILARLEGRATPAGPQELPGAICWMAASSKESIRINVTNSFVPGEGVRQRIEVEPTPSEASGRAAFEWGRSMWSAMLG; from the coding sequence ATGAAGCGGCGGGAGTTCATCAGGTTCCTGTCTGGGATGGCTGCCCTGGGCCTGGCACTACCCCGGAGCAGGGCCCAAGCCCAGGCCCGGGTGGTGGTGGTGGGGGCCGGCTGGGGCGGCTTGGGCGCGGTGCGGGCCCTGGGGGGCAGGGTCCACCTGACCGTGGTGGAACCGAACCCCAGGTTCATGTCCTGCCCCCTGAGCATCCACTACATCGTGGGGAGTGAGCCCGTGGAAACCTTCCAGCGGGGCTACGACCTCTTCGCCCGACTCGGGGTGAACTGGGTGCGCGAGCGGGTGAGCGCCATCGACCGCGAACGCCGGGTGGTGGTGGCCGGCGGCGAGCGCATCCCCTACGACTACCTGGTGCTCTCCCCCGGGGTGGAGTACATGGAGGAGGCCATCCCAGGCTACGGCGAGGCACGCGAGCTCCTGCCCGTGGGCTTCCGGGCCTTTGAGCAGACCGCGGTCAAGGAGCGCTTTGAGGCCTTTTTGGAACGGGGCGGGGAGTTCGTGGTGAGCGTGCCCACCCCACCCTACCGCTGCCCGCCCGCCCCCTACGAGCGGGCCATGCTCTTCGCCGAGCGGATGCGGGCCCGAAGGGTTCGGGGCAGGATCATCCTTATCGACGCCAACCCTGAGCCGGTCCCAGCCCCCCTCTCGGCCCCGGTGCGCCGTCTTCTCACCGAGCGCTACGCTCAGGAGATCGAGTATCTGCCCGGGGCCACCATCGAGCGGATTGACGCGGCCAGCCGCCGCATCCAGACCAGCCTGGGCGAGGTGCCCTTCACCGGGGGCAACCTGGTGCTCCCCATGCGGGCCCCGGCCCTCATACGCCAGGCCGGGCTAGGGGAGCGCTGGGCCGCGGTGCGGCTCCCCGACTTCCAGAGCCAGGCGGACGAGCGCATCTTCATCGTAGGGGACGCCGCTGGGGTGCCGGTGCCCAAGGCGGGCCACTTCGCCTTTGGCGCCGGGGTGCAGGTAGGCCAGACCATCCTGGCCCGCCTGGAGGGCCGGGCCACCCCCGCCGGGCCCCAGGAGCTCCCTGGGGCCATCTGCTGGATGGCTGCCAGCAGCAAGGAGAGCATCCGCATCAACGTGACCAACAGCTTTGTGCCCGGCGAGGGGGTGCGCCAGCGGATTGAGGTGGAGC